From the genome of Magnetococcales bacterium, one region includes:
- the surE gene encoding 5'/3'-nucleotidase SurE, giving the protein MHILIANDDGIQSPGLKILADAVGRLGEVTVVAPDRNRSGASHSITVERTLQATDYGQRWYGLDGTPADCIQVATRQILTSPPDLVVSGINTGANMAEDLYYSGTVGAAREAVLQGIPALAVSLAGEAPWHFESAARFAVVLAGQWRGRLLPRHTFLNINVPNGPIFAIKNPIVTRPGRRQRPPRVAGSPVAEASFWRPHPGLGNKRYMEDVQAVAAGHVSVTPLHVEAFLDDAMEELAKWPTFL; this is encoded by the coding sequence ATGCACATATTGATTGCCAATGACGACGGTATCCAATCGCCGGGGTTGAAAATCCTGGCCGATGCGGTCGGACGCCTGGGTGAGGTGACCGTGGTGGCACCGGATCGCAACCGCAGCGGTGCCTCTCACTCCATCACCGTGGAACGCACCCTCCAGGCCACCGACTATGGGCAGCGTTGGTATGGCCTGGATGGGACCCCCGCCGATTGCATCCAGGTTGCCACCCGCCAAATCCTGACTTCGCCTCCCGACCTGGTTGTCTCCGGCATCAACACCGGTGCCAATATGGCCGAGGATCTGTACTATTCCGGGACCGTGGGGGCGGCCAGGGAAGCGGTCTTGCAGGGAATACCGGCCCTGGCGGTCTCTCTGGCCGGGGAAGCGCCATGGCATTTCGAGAGTGCGGCCCGTTTTGCGGTCGTACTGGCCGGGCAGTGGCGGGGGCGTCTGTTGCCACGCCACACTTTTCTTAACATCAATGTTCCAAATGGACCGATTTTTGCGATCAAGAATCCCATCGTGACGCGCCCGGGTCGGCGACAACGCCCACCCCGGGTTGCCGGCAGTCCGGTGGCGGAGGCCAGTTTCTGGCGGCCCCACCCCGGTCTCGGCAACAAACGTTACATGGAGGATGTTCAGGCAGTTGCAGCCGGGCATGTGTCGGTCACGCCGTTGCATGTCGAAGCCTTTCTTGACGACGCCATGGAAGAACTTGCCAAATGGCCCACATTTCTCTGA
- a CDS encoding protein-L-isoaspartate(D-aspartate) O-methyltransferase, with protein sequence MAHISLSLPAAPPARCREGFVASRAQERMVQEQLANRGIRDPQVLAVMRELPRHFFVDEALEERACGDVTLPIGEGQTLSRPYTVARMTEALCLTGQEKILEIGTGSGYQTAVLARLCQHVSTIERLPDLAEMARWRLHKMGLLNVTFRVGDGTLGWPEKRQFDRIIVTAGAPVVPDALLQQLSPGGMMIIPAGNRMKQNLLRVVKNRFGETREILEECRFVPLVGAQGWH encoded by the coding sequence ATGGCCCACATTTCTCTGAGTCTGCCAGCCGCCCCACCCGCCCGTTGCCGTGAAGGTTTCGTTGCCAGTCGTGCCCAGGAGCGTATGGTGCAGGAGCAACTGGCCAACCGGGGTATCCGGGATCCACAGGTGTTGGCGGTCATGCGTGAGTTGCCCCGCCATTTTTTTGTCGATGAAGCCCTGGAAGAACGGGCCTGTGGGGATGTCACCCTGCCCATCGGCGAGGGGCAGACCTTGTCGCGTCCTTACACCGTCGCCCGCATGACCGAGGCCCTGTGCCTGACCGGTCAGGAAAAAATTCTGGAAATCGGTACCGGTTCCGGCTATCAAACAGCCGTTCTGGCGCGATTGTGCCAGCATGTCAGCACCATCGAACGTCTCCCGGATCTGGCCGAGATGGCCAGGTGGCGTCTCCACAAAATGGGCCTGTTGAATGTCACCTTCCGGGTAGGCGATGGCACCCTGGGTTGGCCGGAAAAACGCCAGTTTGATCGGATCATCGTCACGGCAGGTGCCCCGGTGGTTCCGGATGCCCTGCTGCAACAACTTTCGCCCGGCGGCATGATGATCATTCCCGCCGGCAACCGGATGAAGCAGAATCTCTTGCGGGTGGTCAAAAATCGCTTCGGTGAAACCCGGGAAATTCTGGAAGAGTGTCGTTTCGTGCCCCTGGTGGGCGCGCAGGGGTGGCATTAA